A genomic segment from Aspergillus chevalieri M1 DNA, chromosome 7, nearly complete sequence encodes:
- a CDS encoding uncharacterized protein (COG:S;~EggNog:ENOG410PQVY;~InterPro:IPR004875,IPR009057,IPR006600,IPR001878;~PFAM:PF03221,PF03184;~antiSMASH:Cluster_7.1;~go_function: GO:0003676 - nucleic acid binding [Evidence IEA];~go_function: GO:0008270 - zinc ion binding [Evidence IEA]) produces MTEIPKEKRLELAIEAFHKGQFPSKTACAKAFDVPPRTLMTRLDGTVSRQHTIANCRKLSNTEEESLKNWILDMDKRGLPLRVSNVRHLAQLLLSARSKPSKDISISEKWVSRFIQRHPELKSKYTRQYDYQRAKCEDPELIKGWFNRVQETILRYGIAEQDIYNMDETGFQMGVASTAKVICGSETRDSHAKSIQPGNREWITIIIAINASGHALPPQIIMAGKKHQSQWYSAIPKEYRISLSDNGWTNDILGFEWLQEMFEKHTASQTAGRYRLLILDGHSSHATASFDQFCTERRIIPLYMPPHSSHLLQPLDISCFAPLKHYYGQKVREMAENNIHAIDKQDFISIYSSIHGRAFSKANILSAFAAAGLIPFKPERVLAKLNIKTPTPPSSSSSNQSFYLGRTPVNLYQLNQQKKQIQELQSQSLSSVVAEQMLEKFIKSTEVAMQDAILLRQGFHQLHTSNKHQKGKKNMTRAFIQDGGSLTGSEGQQRLIEREAIQEPSRRPRRPARCSNCNEEGHNRLKCPAK; encoded by the coding sequence atgaCTGAAATACCGAAGGAAAAACGTCTAgaattggccattgaggCTTTTCATAAAGGCCAATTCCCATCAAAAACGGCCTGTGCAAAAGCCTTTGATGTGCCTCCAAGGACCCTCATGACTCGCCTCGATGGGACTGTCTCTCGCCAACATACAATTGCAAATTGTCGCAAGCTATCAAATACTGAAGAAGAATCCCTTAAAAACTGGATTCTAGACATGGATAAACGTGGTCTACCCCTTCGAGTATCAAATGTACGCCATCTTGCTCAGCTTTTATTATCCGCGCGGTCTAAGCCATCAAAAGACATCTCTATCAGCGAGAAATGGGTCTCCCGATttattcaacgccatcctgagctcaaatccaaatatacccgccaatatgactatcagcgtgccaaatgtgaagatccggAGCTTATAAAAGGCTGGTTTAATCGTGTTCAAGAGACTATCCTGAGATACGGCATTGCAGAGCAGGATATatacaatatggatgaaactggctttcaaatgggagtggcatcaactgcaaaggttatttgtggatcagagacaagagatagccatgccaaatctatccagcctgGAAATCGCGAGTGGATTACCATaataattgccataaatgcctctggacatgctctacctccgcaaatcattatggctgggaaaaagcatcaatctcagtggtattcagctattccaaaggaatatagaatcagcttgagcgataatggctggactaatgatattctgggatttgaatggcttcaggagatgtttgagaagcatactgcttctcagacagctggcagatatcgtcttttaattcttgacggccataGCAGTCATGCCACTGCTAGTTTTGATCAATTCTGCACTGAGAGAAGGATTATTCcgttatatatgcctcctcattcatctcatctacttCAACCGCTTGATATAAGCTGTTTTGCGCCACTCAAGCATTATTACGGCCAGAAAGTCAGAGAGATGGCAGAAAACAACATccatgccattgataaaCAAGACTTCATATCTATCTACTCCAGCATCCATGGCCGTGCATTCTCTAAGGCCAATATATTGAgtgcatttgcagctgctggtcttATTCCTTTTAAACCAGAGAGAGTTCTTGCAAAACTCAACAtcaagacaccgacaccaccttcttcctcatccagcaaccaatccttttatttaggaagaacaccagtcaatctctatcagttgaatcagcagaaaaagcagattcaagaacttcaaagccaatccctatcttcagttgttgcagagcagatgcttgaaaagttTATAAAGAGCACAGAAGTCGCAATGCAGGATGCTATTCTATTAAGACAGGGATTCCATCAGCTCCACACGTCAAATAAGcatcagaaagggaagaagaatatgacacgagcctttattcaagatggaggtagtctaactggctctgaaggtcagcaaaggttgattGAGAGGGAGGCGATACAGGAgccatcaagaaggccacggcggccagcacgatgcagcaactgcaatgAAGAAGGCCATAATAGGTTAAAATGTCCTGCTAAATAG
- a CDS encoding uncharacterized protein (COG:G;~EggNog:ENOG410PM6W;~InterPro:IPR011701,IPR036259;~PFAM:PF07690;~SMCOG1106:major facilitator transporter;~TransMembrane:7 (n3-14c19/20o35-57i110-129o141-160i172-192o198-219i231-250o262-285i);~antiSMASH:Cluster_7.1;~go_function: GO:0022857 - transmembrane transporter activity [Evidence IEA];~go_process: GO:0055085 - transmembrane transport [Evidence IEA]), whose protein sequence is MSIFYSGSLLSGAFGNLIAAGILDGLAGKRGLSSWQWLYIIEGAITMFIGLVIMVMLPDFPDTWRFLNSEMKAVANRRLAIEAAEADVDEGGKRSQIKGLKLAFTDIKTYVLAIAYMSMTGASGFQNYFPTLTSTLKYDETISLVLVAPPYLFMVAYSMAHARLSDHFANRFWFFVYPIPITMVGYIIFMTTESFGPRYFSFFLMVFVFAQNSTIYSWIANAIPRPPAKRAAAYAFINSVGNSASIWTPYTYRDQDEPFYRPAMGVCIALQCVSAIMALFMHFHLRQLNKRQERLEDEDVTLTDAELQRLQRTAEIEGIDIAAARQLQRGFRYMI, encoded by the coding sequence ATGAGTATCTTCTACAGCGGCTCCCTTCTCTCCGGTGCCTTTGGAAACCTAATCGCGGCCGGTATCCTCGACGGTCTGGCAGGTAAACGCGGGCTGTCATCGTGGCAATGGTTGTACATCATCGAGGGCGCCATCACAATGTTCATCGGTTTGGTGATCATGGTCATGCTACCTGATTTCCCGGATACATGGCGCTTTCTTAACTCAGAAATGAAGGCTGTCGCCAATCGTCGGCTTGCCATCGAGGCCGCAGAGGCCGATGTTGATGAGGGTGGCAAGCGCAGCCAGATTAAGGGGCTCAAGCTTGCCTTTACTGATATCAAAACCTACGTGTTGGCCATCGCCTATATGTCCATGACTGGCGCCAGTGGGTTCCAAAACTACTTTCCCACGCTCACCAGCACCCTGAAATACGACGAAACCATCTCCCTTGTTCTCGTCGCGCCACCATACCTGTTCATGGTCGCATATAGTATGGCCCATGCAAGACTATCGGACCATTTTGCCAACCggttctggttcttcgtCTATCCGATTCCGATCACCATGGTCGGGTATATCATCTTTATGACCACTGAAAGCTTTGGACCTCGTtatttctccttcttcctgATGGTGTTTGTCTTTGCGCAAAACAGCACCATCTACTCGTGGATCGCCAACGCCATCCCGCGACCGCCGGCCAAACGAGCGGCAGCATACGCTTTTATCAACTCGGTCGGAAACTCGGCTAGTATCTGGACTCCGTACACCTACCGTGACCAGGACGAGCCATTCTACCGGCCGGCCATGGGCGTGTGTATCGCGTTGCAGTGTGTTAGCGCGATAATGGCGTTGTTTATGCATTTCCACTTGCGGCAGTTGAACAAACGTCAGGAACGgctggaggatgaggacgtgACTCTGACCGATGCAGAGCTACAGCGACTGCAAAGGACAGCGGAGATTGAAGGAATTGATATCGCAGCTGCGCGTCAGTTGCAACGGGGATTCCGCTACATGATTTAG
- a CDS encoding uncharacterized protein (COG:G;~EggNog:ENOG410PM6W;~InterPro:IPR020846,IPR036259;~TransMembrane:4 (i45-62o89-108i115-132o138-157i);~antiSMASH:Cluster_7.1;~go_function: GO:0022857 - transmembrane transporter activity [Evidence IEA]): MSSKMEKETMERELEKADVTHEEAIHLAELTDDERRVEKKLLRRIDALIMPLVILVYLMNYIDRNNYAAARLQGLERDLSLNDAQYQTGLSILFVAYILMQVPSNLLLNYMGKPSLYLGGFTTAWGLVSTLTSQTKNYGDIVACRFLLGLVGAYYLTASFKAMTDSK, translated from the exons ATGTCCT CCAAAatggaaaaggaaaccatgGAGAGGGAGTTGGAAAAGGCCGATGTCACCCACGAAGAAGCCATCCACCTCGCCGAGCTCACCGACGATGAGAGACGCGTCGAGAAGAAGCTCCTCCGCCGCATCGATGCCCTCATCATGCCGctcgtcatcctcgtctATCTGATGAACTACATTGACCGGAACAATTACGCAGCGGCCAGACTACAGGGTCTCGAGAGAGACCTTAGTCTCAACGATGCGCAGTACCAGACTGGTCTGAGTATCTTGTTTGTCGCGTATATCCTTATGCAGGTGCCGTCGAACTTGTTGCTCAACTATATGGGCAAACCGTCGTTATATCTCGGGGGCTTCACCACGGCGTGGGGTCTTGTGTCGACGTTGACCAGTCAGACGAAGAATTACGGTGATATTGTGGCGTGTCGGTTTTTGCTTGGTTTGGTCGGTGCGTACTATTTAACTGCCTCATTCAAAGCCATGACTGATTCAAAATAG
- a CDS encoding putative ABC multidrug transporter (COG:Q;~EggNog:ENOG410PHHW;~InterPro:IPR034001,IPR043926,IPR027417,IPR003593, IPR010929,IPR017871,IPR029481,IPR003439,IPR013525, IPR034003;~PFAM:PF01061,PF00005,PF06422,PF14510;~SMCOG1000:ABC transporter ATP-binding protein;~TransMembrane:11 (o539-557i569-591o597-616i706-727o1125-1142i1154-1171o1191-1221i1233-1254o1260-1282i1294-1314o1389-1407i);~antiSMASH:Cluster_7.1;~go_component: GO:0016020 - membrane [Evidence IEA];~go_component: GO:0016021 - integral component of membrane [Evidence IEA];~go_function: GO:0005524 - ATP binding [Evidence IEA];~go_function: GO:0016887 - ATPase activity [Evidence IEA];~go_function: GO:0042626 - ATPase-coupled transmembrane transporter activity [Evidence IEA];~go_process: GO:0055085 - transmembrane transport [Evidence IEA]) — MQERPPFLHAASEVREDTDSAATMKPEDTSSSHSHSHEGTSKADDWSLMPQIKQQHQRDVASGFKRRELGVTWRNLNVEVVSAEAAVNENFLSQFNIPQHIKEARHKAPLRKILQDSHGCVRPGEMLLVLGRPGSGCTTLLKMLANQRRGYKSIQGDVRFGSMTPEQAAQYRGQIVMNTEEELFFPSLTVGQTMDFATRLKVPFNLPEGTKSPEAYRQETKKFLLESMGISHTEDTKVGNEFVRGVSGGERKRVSIIECLATRGSVFCWDNSTRGLDASTALEWTKAIRAMTDVLGLSSIVTLYQAGNGIYDLFDKVLVLDEGKQIYYGPMAQARPFMEDLGFVCREGSNVADFLTGVTVPTERKIQPGYENRFPRTAEALRTEYEKSPIHASMIAEYDYPTSSLAQERTDEFKDAVLHEKAKLPNNSPWTVSFVDQIKTCIQRQYQILWGAKETFIIKQVSTLVQALIAGSLFYDAPNNSGGLFVKSGALFFSLLYNSLLSMSEVTDSFSGRPVLIKHKNFAFFHPAAFCLAQITADIPVLLFQISIFSIVVYFMVGLTMSADAFFTYWVIVFATTMVMTALFRAIGAMFSTFDGASKVSGFLISALIMYTGYMIHKPQMHPWLGWIYWIDPLAYGFDALLSNEFHGKTIPCVGSNLVPTGPGYMDTEFQSCAGVGGAIQGQNYVTGDNYLKSLSYSHGHVWRNFGILWAWWALFVVVTIIATTGWKAASESGNTLLIPRERLESVRQASRADEESQMVEKPGKSAEAEQKKQEDIDKQLIRNTSVFTWKNLSYTVKTPSGDRLLLDDVHGWVKPGMLGALMGSSGAGKTTLLDVLAQRKTEGTIKGSIMVDGRPLPVSFQRSAGYCEQLDVHEPFATVREALEFSALLRQPRHVPREEKLQYVDTIIDLLELHDIADTLIGRVGAGLSVEQRKRVTIGVELVSKPSILIFLDEPTSGLDGQSAYNTVRFLRKLADVGQAVLVTIHQPSAQLFAEFDTLLLLAKGGKTVYFGDIGDNGQTVKDYFARYGAPCPKETNPAEHMIDVVSGHLSQGRDWNQVWLESPEHHQVVQELDQTIDEAASKPPGTQDDGFEFAMPLWQQTKIVTQRMCLAIFRNIDYIDNKLALHIGSALFNGFSFWMIGDGVSDMQLRMFTVFNFIFVAPGVINQLQPLFLERRDIFETREKKSKMYSWIAFVTALIVSELPYLCLCAVLYFVCWYYTVGFSSDSDKAGAMFFVMLMYEFVYTGIGQFIAAYAPNAVFAALTNPLVIGTLVSFCGVLVPYAQIQAFWRYWIYYLNPFNYLIGSMLVFGVYDTDVNCKKNELAIFDTPNGTTCGDYLSTFMQGMGSRMNLLNPDATSGCEVCEYRRGSDYLYTVNLKEYYYGWRDAGIVCIFAISSYALVYLLMKLRTKQSKKAE, encoded by the exons ATGCAGGAGCGTCCTCCTTTCCTGCACGCGGCCTCTGAGGTCCGCGAGGACACTGACAGTGCTGCCACTATGAAGCCCGAAGATACCTCGTCCTCCCACTCCCACTCCCACGAGGGTACCAGCAAGGCAGACGACTGGAGCCTGATGCCCCAgatcaagcagcagcaccaacGCGATGTCGCCTCTGGCTTCAAGCGCCGTGAACTGGGCGTCACCTGGCGGAACCTCAATGTCGAAGTCGTCAGCGCCGAAGCCGCCGTCAACGAAAACTTCCTCTCGCAGTTCAACATCCCTCAACACATCAAGGAAGCTCGTCACAAAGCGCCGTTGCGGAAGATTCTGCAGGATAGCCATGGTTGTGTGCGTCCTGGTGAGATGTTGTTGGTGCTGGGACGgcctggctctggctgcaCGACGCTGTTGAAGATGCTTGCCAACCAGCGTCGTGGGTACAAGTCTATTCAGGGTGATGTTCGCTTTGGTTCGATGACTCCCGAACAGGCCGCGCAGTATCGTGGCCAGATTGTTATGAACACTGAAGAAGAACTGTTCTTCCCGTCCCTGACTGTTGGTCAGACCATGGACTTTGCAACCCGTCTCAAGGTCCCGTTCAATCTCCCTGAAGGTACTAAATCCCCCGAAGCCTATCGTCAAGAGACCAAGAAGTTTTTGTTGGAGTCCATGGGTATCTCGCACACGGAGGACACCAAAGTCGGTAACGAGTTCGTTCGTGGTGTGTCTGGTGGTGAGCGCAAGCGTGTGTCTATCATCGAGTGTCTGGCCACGCGTGGATCGGTTTTTTGCTGGGACAACAGTACCCGTGGTCTCGACGCTAGTACTGCCCTGGAATGGACCAAGGCTATCCGCGCCATGACTGATGTCTTGGGTCTCTCGTCCATCGTCACGCTGTACCAGGCTGGTAATGGTATCTACGATCTGTTCGACAAGGTGCTCGTACTGGATGAGGGTAAGCAGATCTACTACGGCCCTATGGCCCAGGCTCGTCCCTTCATGGAGGATCTTGGTTTCGTCTGTCGCGAAGGTTCCAACGTCGCCGATTTCCTGACTGGTGTCACTGTCCCCACGGAGCGCAAGATTCAACCCGGATATGAGAACCGCTTTCCCCGAACCGCAGAGGCCCTGCGGACGGAATACGAAAAGTCACCCATCCACGCTAGCATGATCGCTGAATACGACTACCCGACCAGTAGCCTGGCACAAGAACGAACCGATGAATTCAAAGACGCCGTCCTTCACGAGAAAGCCAAACTGCCCAACAACAGCCCCTGGACCGTCAGCTTCGTGGATCAAATCAAGACATGTATCCAACGTCAGTACCAGATCCTCTGGGGAGCCAAGGAGACCTTCATCATCAAGCAAGTCTCTACCCTGGTCCAAGCTCTGATCGCCGGTTCGCTGTTTTACGATGCTCCCAACAACTCTGGTGGTTTGTTCGTCAAATCTGGTGCCCTATTCTTCTCTCTGCTCTACAACAGTTTGCTGTCCATGTCCGAAGTCACGGACTCGTTCAGCGGTCGGCCCGTTCTCATCAAGCACAAGAACTTTGCCTTCTTCCACCCGGCTGCGTTCTGTCTTGCTCAGATTACGGCTGATATTCCTGTTTTGCTCTTCCAAATTTCGATTTTTTCGATCGTGGTTTACTTCATGGTCGGTTTGACGATGTCCGCTGATGCCTTTTTCACTTACTGGGTCATTGTTTTCGCCACAACTATG GTTATGACGGCTTTGTTCCGTGCCATTGGTGCTATGTTCAGCACGTTTGACGGCGCATCCAAGGTTTCCGGTTTCCTCATCTCGGCTCTGATCATGTACACCGGTTATATGATTCACAAGCCGCAGATGCACCCCTGGCTCGGATGGATTTACTGGATCGACCCCTTGGCTTACGGTTTCGACGCCCTTCTATCGAACGAGTTCCACGGCAAGACGATTCCTTGTGTGGGATCCAACCTTGTGCCCACTGGTCCCGGTTACATGGATACTGAATTCCAATCTTGcgctggtgttggtggtgcCATTCAGGGACAGAACTACGTTACCGGCGACAATTACTTAAAATCCCTGTCGTACAGTCATGGACATGTCTGGCGGAACTTTGGTATCCTCTGGGCCTGGTGGGCTCTGTTCGTCGTCGTCACCATTATCGCCACCACCGGATGGAAGGCTGCGTCGGAATCTGGAAACACCCTCCTGATTCCTCGCGAGCGATTGGAAAGTGTTCGCCAGGCCAGCCGCGCCGACGAGGAGTCCCAGATGGTCGAGAAGCCTGGCAAGTCGGCCGAGGCTgagcagaagaagcaagAGGATATCGACAAACAACTGATCCGCAACACCTCTGTCTTCACCTGGAAGAACCTTAGTTACACTGTCAAGACTCCCTCTGGTGATCGTTTGTTGCTCGACGACGTGCACGGCTGGGTCAAGCCTGGTATGCTGGGTGCGCTGATGGGCTCGTCTGGTGCTGGAAAGACTACTCTGCTGGATGTGTTGGCGCAACGCAAGACCGAAGGTACTATCAAGGGTTCTATCATGGTCGATGGTCGTCCGTTGCCTGTTTCCTTCCAGCGGTCCGCAGGATACTGTGAGCAGCTGGATGTGCACGAGCCTTTTGCGACCGTTCGGGAAGCCCTGGAATTCTCTGCTTTGCTTCGTCAACCACGCCATGTGCCTCGCGAGGAGAAGCTGCAGTACGTCGACACGATTATCGATCTTTTGGAATTGCACGACATTGCGGATACGTTGATTGGACGCGTTGGTGCTGGTCTGAGCGTTGAGCAGCGCAAGCGTGTTACCATTGGTGTTGAACTGGTGTCTAAGCCCAGCATCTTGATCTTCTTGGACGAGCCTACCTCCGGTCTCGACGGACAGTCTGCCTACAACACGGTTCGGTTCCTTCGCAAGCTGGCTGATGTCGGTCAGGCTGTTCTGGTTACCATCCATCAGCCCTCCGCTCAGCTATTTGCCGAATTCGATACCCTTTTGCTGTTGGCCAAGGGCGGTAAGACCGTCTATTTCGGTGATATTGGTGACAACGGTCAAACGGTTAAGGACTACTTTGCGCGCTACGGAGCCCCGTGCCCGAAAGAGACCAACCCGGCTGAGCACATGATTGACGTCGTTTCGGGTCACCTCTCGCAGGGTCGCGACTGGAACCAGGTATGGTTGGAGTCTCCGGAACACCACCAGGTGGTTCAAGAACTGGACCAGACAATCGATGAGGCCGCATCCAAACCCCCGGGTACGCAAGATGACGGGTTCGAATTTGCAATGCCTCTTTGGCAGCAGACGAAGATTGTGACGCAGCGCATGTGTCTGGCCATCTTCCGCAATATAGACTACATCGATAACAAGCTCGCACTGCACATCGGCTCTGCTCTCTTCAACGGATTTTCGTTCTGGATGATCGGCGATGGAGTCTCGGACATGCAACTGCGCATGTTCACAGTCTTCAATTTCATCTTCGTCGCTCCCGGTGTCATCAACCAACTGCAACCCCTCTTCCTCGAACGCCGCGACATCTTCGAAACCCGCGAGAAGAAGTCCAAGATGTATTCGTGGATCGCCTTCGTCACCGCCCTCATCGTCTCTGAACTCCCCTACCTTTGCCTCTGCGCCGTCCTCTACTTTGTTTGCTGGTACTACACCGTTGGGTTCTCGTCTGACTCCGACAAGGCCGGCGCCATGTTCTTCGTCATGCTCATGTACGAGTTCGTCTACACGGGTATCGGCCAGTTCATCGCCGCCTACGCCCCCAACGCCGTATTCGCAGCCCTCACCAACCCGCTCGTCATCGGTACCCTGGTATCCTTCTGCGGTGTCCTCGTGCCCTATGCCCAGATCCAGGCGTTCTGGCGGTACTGGATCTACTATCTCAACCCCTTCAACTACCTCATCGGCAGTATGCTGGTGTTCGGTGTCTACGACACAGACGTGAACTGCAAGAAGAACGAACTCGCCATCTTCGATACCCCCAACGGCACCACCTGCGGCGACTACCTCTCCACCTTCATGCAGGGCATGGGCTCGCGCATGAACCTACTCAACCCCGATGCAACCTCCGGCTGCGAAGTCTGCGAGTACCGTCGCGGAAGCGACTATCTTTACACGGTGAACCTCAAGGAATACTATTACGGCTGGCGTGATGCGGGGATCGTGTGTATTTTCGCGATTAGCTCGTATGCGCTGGTGTACTTGTTGATGAAGTTGCGGACGAAGCAGTCTAAGAAGGCTGAATGA
- a CDS encoding uncharacterized protein (COG:S;~EggNog:ENOG410PSSD;~InterPro:IPR007648;~PFAM:PF04568;~antiSMASH:Cluster_7.1;~go_component: GO:0005739 - mitochondrion [Evidence IEA];~go_function: GO:0042030 - ATPase inhibitor activity [Evidence IEA];~go_process: GO:0032780 - negative regulation of ATPase activity [Evidence IEA]) yields MINLSARAARIGANRQAFPLRSFSIAVPARKEGDLGSPKPRGFLAEKDSFSRREAAHEAMYIRSHEAEKLKLLHRQLKEQRRHLDAMEEHM; encoded by the exons ATGATTAATTTGTCCGCTCGTGCCGCCCGCATCGGGGCCAACCGTCAGGCGTTCCCTCTCCGTTCGTTCTCTATTGCTGTGCCGGCTCGGAAGGAGGGAGACCTCGGATCACCCAAACCACGGGGGTTTCTTGCTGA AAAAGATTCCTTCAGCCGTCGAGAAGCCGCCCACGAGGCCATGTACATCCGCTCCCACGAGGCAGAGAAACTGAAGCTCCTACATCGCCAGTTGAAGGAGCAACGACGACACTTGGACGCGATGGAGGAGCATATGTAA